Proteins encoded within one genomic window of Calonectris borealis chromosome 1, bCalBor7.hap1.2, whole genome shotgun sequence:
- the LOC142077674 gene encoding uncharacterized protein LOC142077674 has product MPRGRRRSRRRRRAGTAAPLTLGTALAGRREEGRSRSPRDRAGIAETRWVLGAVAPGSRLGLPGLEALAAAAGPRGGSPPWAAPSLLQVPAAAQPAPRREGSDLPAGAPAALAVLRLQPGAEGSGRAAAAGAAPRLRTVYVNPRWLERQAALGAAAAAGEAAAASAAEAAATPYVGLRRPLGYQLAKATKERIWRGEFIDLFSLLHTELAPEHGPRPGDTLDQWVSAFLVYASVLCEKHPARCGAMFKYLDTIRKLHATYGGTSWMNYDEDFRRRAAKDPTLPWGDVDLDLWMKWMAPLKSLISRQPRAEGETQASPAPPPPPPSQSPKQEEKSQTP; this is encoded by the exons ATGCCACGTGGGAGGCGGCGGAGCCGCCGTCGGCGCCGGGCCGGAACCGCGGCCCCCCTGACGCTGGGGACGGCCCTCGCCGGGCGCCGGGAGGAGGGGAGGTCGCGGAGCCCCCGGGACCGCGCCGGGATCGCCGAGACCCGATGGGTGCTCGGCGCGGTGGCGCCCGGCTCGCGGCTCGGCCTCCCGGGCCTAgaggcgctggcggcggcggccgggcctaGGGGCGGCTCCCCGCCCTGGGCGGCGCCCTCGCTGCTCCAGGTGCCGGCGGCGGCCcagccggccccgcggcgggagggcAGCGACCTGCCCGCCGGCGCGCCGGCCGCTCTGGCCGTGCTGCGCCTCCAGCCCGGCGCCGAGGgctcggggcgggcggcggcggcgggggccgcgccgcgcctgCGGACCGTCTACGTGAACCCGCGCTGGCTGGAGCGGCAGGCCGCgctgggggcggcggcggcggcg ggcgaggcggcggcggcttcggcggcggaggcggcggccaccccctacgtgggGCTGCGGCGGCCGCTGGGCTACCAGCTGGCCAAGGCCACCAAGGAGCGGATCTGGCGGGGGGAGTTCATTGACCTCTTTTCCTTGCTCCACACAGAGCTGGCCCCCGAGCACGGCCCGCGCCCGGGGGACACGCTGGACCAGTGGGTCTCGGCCTTCCTGGTGTACGCCAGCGTGCTGTGCGAGAAGCACCCGGCGCGCTGCGGAGCCATGTTCAAGTACCTGGACACCATCCGCAAGCTGCACGCCACCTACGGGGGCACCTCGTGGATGAACTACGATGAGGACTTTCGGCGGCGGGCGGCCAAAGaccccaccctgccctggggcGACGTCGACCTCGACCTCTGGATGAAGTGGATGGCACCCCTCAAGTCGCTCATCAGCAGGCAGCCGCGTGCTGAGGGCGAGACGCAGGCctcgccagccccgccgccgccgccaccgtcCCAGAGCCCCAAGCAGGAGGAGAAAAGCCAG actccGTGA